AGGGTCGCCGAACGGGGCGACCGGAGGATGATGCGATGCTCGGCTGGTTTCAGGCGCTGCTGCCCAAGGAAGACAATTTCTTCCGTCTGTTCGACGCCCATGCCGCCACCCTGACCAAGGGCGCGGACGCCATGCGTCACATGCTGGATGGCGGCGGGGCGGTTCCGGACTGGTGCGCGAAGATCGTCGAGCATGAGAACGAGGCGGACGACGTGGCACGCGAGGTCCTGTTCGCCGTGCGCCGCAGCTTCATCACCCCCTTCGACCGGTCCGATATCCGCGGCCTGACCAACTCGCTGGATGACGCCATCGACCAGATGCAGAAGACCGCGAAATGCGTGACCCTGTATGATCTGAGGGACTTCGCGCCGCAGATGCGCGACCTGGGCGACATCGCGGTGCGTTGTGCGGCCCTGACGGTCGAGGCGGTGGCCCTGCTGCCGAACATGAGCAAGAACCGGGACCGGTTGAACGCCCTGACCGAGCAGTTGGCGAACCTGGAGAGCGAAAGCGACGTCCTCTACGATCAGGGCATGAAGGCCCTGTATCTGGAGCAGAAGGGGGCCGGCAGCGCGCTGGACTTCATCATCGGCGCCGAGGTCTATGACCATCTGGAGAAGGTGATCGACCGGTTCGAAGATGTGGCGACGCGCATCAGCGGCATCCTCGTCGAGCACCTGTAAGGTGGATCACGCCCTTCTGATCCTGGTCTTTCTGATCGGCGTCGCCCTGCTGTTCGACTTTCTGAACGGCCTGCATGACGCGGCGAACTCGATCGCGACCATCGTGGCGACGCGGGTGTTGCCGCCCGTCTTCGCCGTGGGCTGGGCCGCCTTCTTCAACTTCATCGCCTTCCTGTTCTTCGGCCTGCACGTGGCCTCGACGATCGGCAAGGGGATCATCGATCCGCACATCGTCTCGGATCAGGTCATCTTCGGCGCCCTGATGGGCGCTATTACCTGGAACGTGGTGACCTGGATGGCGGGGATTCCGTCGTCGAGTTCGCACGCCCTCGTCGGCGGCCTGTTGGGCGCGGGCGTGGCCAAGGCCGGGTTGGGCGCGGTCGTCCTGACGGGCACGCTGAAGACCGTAGCGGCCATCTTCCTGTCGCCGGCCATCGGCTTCGCCCTGGCCCTGCTGCTGGTCTTCATCGTGTCGTGGGCCTTCGTGAAGGCCAATCCCGCGTTCGCCGACAAGGCCTTCCGATCGCTACAGTTCATCTCCGCCTCGGCCTATTCGCTGGGGCACGGCGGCAATGACGCCCAGAAGACCATGGGCATCATCGCCATCCTGTTGCTCTCGCGGGCCCCGGCCGGTACCGAGTTCCACGTCCCGATGTGGGTCGTGCTGACCTGTCAGTCGGCCATCGCCCTGGGCACGCTGTTCGGCGGCTGGAAGATCGTTCACACCATGGGGTCGAAGATCACGCGGCTTTCGCCCCAGCAGGGCTTCTGCGCCGAGACGGGCGGGGCCATCACCCTGTTCCTCGCCACGGGTCTGGGGATCCCGGTTTCGACCACCCACACCATCACCGGCGCGATCGTCGGCGTGGGCGCCGCCCGCCGGGTCTCGGCCGTGCGCTGGGGCGTGGCCCGCAGCATCGTCACCGCCTGGTTCATCACGATGCCGGCCGCCGCCGCAGTGGGCGGGATCTTCTACTACGTCGGCGGGCTTTTCCTGACGTGACCGGCAAGGCGGTCAAAAGGTCCGCCCGATCCGAAACACGACAGGTCGCCGCCCTGCCGTGGCGCATCGGCGCGAGCGGCCGCGAAGTCCTGATGATCACCTCGCGCGAGACGCGCCGCTGGGTCATCCCCAAGGGCGGGCGCATGGCCGGCAAGACCGATCCCCAGGCCGCCGCCGTCGAGGCGATGGAGGAGGCGGGGGTGCAGGGGGAGATCGCCCAGACCGCCATCGGCGCCTTTCGTTACGCCAAACGCCTGCGTGGCGGCGATGTCCGCAACTGCGTGGTCGCGGTCTATCCGCTGAAGGTCCTGATCCAGCTGGGCGCCTGGCCGGAGGCGGCCGAGCGGGAGCGGCGCTGGATGTCGCTGGAAGATGCCGCGAATGCGGTCATGGAGCCGGACCTGGCCGAGATGATCCGCGGCTTCGCGGGCGTCGCGCTCGACGACTGATCTAGTTGGCCATGAAGCGCCGCTGGGCCTTCATCATGGCGGTGATCAGGGCCTTCTCGCTCTCGGCCAGATAGGGGTTCCAGACGTCGAAAATGAGGATGACCCGCAGCGCGTCGGCGTCGTTCCAGGCCTCGTGCTCAATGGTGTCGTCGAAGACCCAGGCCTGACCCATCTTCCAGTCCCGGGTGGTGTTGCCGACGCGGAAGCGCGCCGGGCCGGGCAGGATCAGCGGCAGATGGCACAGCAGCCGGACATTGGCCGATCCCGTGTGCGGCGGGATATGGGTGTGCGGCTGCAGGGCCGAGAAGACGGCGGTCGGGGCGAAGTCGTCCTGATGCGCCATCGGCAGGCGGTCCAGCAGGGCGGCGGTCCCGGGACAGCGGTCGCAGATATCGTCCTGCTTCGCTCCGTCCTTCCACAGGAACAGGGAGGACCATTTCAGGGAGTGGTTCAGCTCTCCCCACTGGTTCACCGGCGCCTCGGGCGGGTACTGGATATAGGGGGCGAACCGGTCGAGCTCGGTCTCGACCAGGGCGGTCAGTTCGTCCTGGATCATCTGCGTCGCCCCCTCCAGCTCTCCCAGCCAGGGGAAGAGGGTGCGGTCATAGAAGGGGATGGCGGGCAGGCGGGGGTAGTTGAGCAGGATCGGCTCCTGCTTCGGCGCGGACTTGAGGCCGGCGTAGATCTCCAGCCCCTCGTCGAACCGGTCCAGGGTCTCGGGATCGACGGCGCCGCGCAGGCCGGCGACCTCGGCCAGCATATGGTCGCGCAGGGCCTGGGCGTGGGTTCTGACGAACTCCGAGGCGTAGTCGAGCTGTTTGAGGACGGCCGGCGGGCAGCGGTCGCGCGGCGGTGCGATCTTGAGCGCGTTGCGATAGACCTCGGCCGCCGCCTTGCCGCGGCCGATCTTCTCCAGCAGGGCGCCCTTGGCCAGCAGGGCGACGAAATCATAGGGCTCCATCGACAGGGCGCGGTCGATCAGGGCCAGTGAGCCGACGAAATCCCCTTGAAGCCGCAGGGCCACCGAGCGGTTCAGGACGCCGTTGTGAGTGGGGCCGATGGCGTCGGCCTGGTCCAGCAGGCGAATGGCTCCGGGGGCGTCGAGCCGGGCCAGGGCCTCGCCGGCCTGACGCAGCAAATCGGCCTGTCGGCTCCCCAGATCTCCGGCCATCCCCAGCGCCCCCGCACTCGTGACAAAACTCTACAGTCCTATGACGTCGCGCTGCCGCCACCGCCTTATCGTTTGGATGCGGATTGTTTCGCGAATATTTCAGGTGAGGCGCCGGCCCAGTTCGTGTGCGAGGGCGGTTGATCTTTCACCGCATCGCCTGTAAGAGCGCCGCTTCTCCGTCGAGACCTCTGGTTTCGGCGGTCCTGTCCGAGAACTTCGGGGCGTGGGGGCCACCCATGCCGTAACTGTCAGAGAGCCCTCTGACGCCGTGGGGAGATGGGGACGCGAAATCTGGATTGCTGTCGGCCCGCCTGTCGGGATGACGGCCTCAGTCGCATCCTTCGGACAACAAGACCGGCCACAACGTCTCGCAGCGATGCGGAACGCTTTGGCCAAACGTCGTCCGGGAATAAGCCCGGGCGGCAACACCAAGACTGGAGACCGCAATGGACCGCGCACAAAAGGCCGAGTCGATCGAAACGCTGAAAGGCGTTTTCGCTGACGCCGGCGCCGTGGTCGTGACCCACAACCTGGGTCTGACCGTTGCGGAAATGGAAGACCTGCGTGGCAAGCTGCGCACTGCCGGCGGCGCGTTCAAGGTGGTCAAGAACCGCCTGGCGCTGAAGGCCCTGAACGTCGAGGAAGGCTCCGCCTACCACGGCCTGTTCAAGGGTCCGGTGGGCATCGCCTACGCCCCCGACGCCGTCACCGCCGCCAAGGTCACCGCCGATTACGCCAAGGGCAACGACAAGTTCGTCGTCCTGGGTGGTTTCATGGGCGAGACCGTTCTGGACGCCAACGGCGTTTCGACCCTGTCGAAGCTGCCGTCGCTGGATCAGATCCGCGCTTCGCTGCTCGGCCTGCTCAACGCTCCCGCGACCAAGGTCGCCGGCGTCGTGCAAGCTCCGGCTGCCCAACTGGCCCGCGTGTTCAACGCGTACGCCACCAAGGACGCCGCGTAAGCGACCCCGCTTCCATCTCTGCAAAAATCCAAACCAACCCAATCCTCCGAAGGAAATACTGAAATGGCCGACCTGTCCAAGATCGTCGAAGACCTGTCCTCGCTGACCGTCCTCGAAGCCGCCGAACTGTCCAAGCTGCTGGAAGAAAAGTGGGGCGTCTCCGCCGCCGCTCCGGTCGCCATGGCCATGCCCGCCGGTGGTGGCGCCGCCGCCCCCGCCGAAGCTGCTGAAGAGCAAACCGAGTTCACCGTCGTCCTGCTGGACGGTGGCGACAAGAAGATCAACGTCATCAAGGAAGTCCGTGGCGTGCGTTCGGACCTCGGTCTGAAGGAAGCCAAGGACCTGGTCGAAGCTGCTCCGGCCAACGTCGTCGAGAACGTCTCCAAGCAGACCGCCGACGAAATCAAGAAGAAGCTGGAAGAAGCCGGCGCCAAGATCCAGATCAAGTAAGATCGGACTTTGGTCCCTCCTTCGGGAGGGCTCAGACTTCAGCGGGCCCGGCGAGCAATCGCCGGGCCCGTTTGCGTTTGCGCGGGTGGCGTCAGGCGGGGCGGGTCACCATCTGTCGCCTCCAAGACAAGAAGGATGCCCTCCATGAAGATTCTGATGGTTCTGACCTCGCACGACGAACTCGGTGACACCGGAAAGAAGACCGGCTTCTGGCTGGAGGAGTTCGCGGCGCCCTATTACGCGCTCAAGGACGCCGGGGCGGAGATCGTGCTGGCCTCACCCAGGGGCGGTCAGCCGCCGCTCGATCCGAAGAGCGACGATGCGGACGCCCAGACGGACGATACGCGCCGCTTCAAGGCTGACGCCGAGGCCCAGGAGGCTCTGGCCCATACGGTGACCCTGGCCAGTGTCGAGGCCGCCGACTTCGACGCCGTCTTCTATCCGGGCGGGCATGGTCCGCTCTGGGATCTGGCCGAGGATGCAAAATCGATCGCCCTGATCGAGGCTTTCGTCGGGGCCGACAAGCCGGTCGCCGCCGTCTGTCACGCGCCGGGCGTGTTCAAGAACGTCAAGGCCGCGAACGGCGAGCCGCTGGTGAAGGGACGCGCCGTCGCGGGCTTCACCAACTCCGAGGAGGAGGCCGTGGGCCTGACCGAGGTGGTGCCGTTCCTGGTCGAGGACATGCTGAAGGCCAATGGCGGTCTTTACGCCAAGGGCCCGGACTGGGCGTCCTTCGTTCAGGTCGACGGCCAGCTGATCACGGGGCAGAACCCGGCCTCTTCACACGAGGCGGCAGAGGCGCTGCTGACGGCGCTCAAGGCCTAGCGAGCGGCGGCCCCGGGGAGACCCGGGGCCGTTGTTCTATCGCCTTCTGGGGGCCCAGATGTCGGCCAGGCGGTCGGGGGCGCCCTCGGTCCGCGCCAGACGCGGATAGCGCAGGCCCTCGTGGTAGTCGAAGCTGACGGTGCGGTAGCGGCTGCCGTTCTTGAGCAGCAGGACGATGGGGTCGGTGGAGGTCTTTGCGGCCGTCACGGCGTCGCGCAGCACCTCGGGCGTCGCCGCGACCTCATTGACCGCGATCAGGTCCCAGCCGGCGCCCAGGGGCGCGTTGAAGGCCGGGCTGCCCCAGCGGATGTTGGACAGGCGGTTGGTCGGCCCCGACAGGGTGAAGCCCAGCGAATACTGGAAATCAGTCGCCCAGCCGGACATGACCTTCTTCTCCAGCGCCGTCAGGGTGTCCGTGTAGGTCAGGAAATAGCCGGCGCGGGTGATGCCGTCGGTCGGGGCCCTGGCGTCCGGCCCGACCGCGTCCAGACGGCCGCGCAGGAAGGTCGCCCAGTCGTGGGCATAGACGCCGTTCAGGGCCGCGACGACCTCTTCGAACGTATAGCCGCGCGGGGTGTAGCGGCCGTCCTCGACGCCGAAGAAGGCCCTGGCGAAGTCGTCGAGCGACTTCCTGTTGTCGGTGCCCTCGCGGATCAGGGTGTCGGCGTCCAGCCACATCAGCTGGCTCTCTCGGTAATAGTCGCCGGTGCCGCGCATCCAGGACGTCCACTGGCCGGGCACGCGATAGCCCAGCAGGTTGTGGTTGTCGGTGTCTTGGAGCGCGCGCCACTCGCGGCCGGGCTGGTTCTCGTAGAAGGCGGCGACCCCGGCCAGCAGGATCTTCTCTTCCTCGACGGTGTGGATGCCCGAGCGGGCGGCGAGGACGTGGCCCCAGTACTCGGTTTGGCCCTCATAGACCCACAGCAGGGTGTTCTGGGTCGGGACATTGTAGTTGGCGGTCAGCTCGTCGGCCGGCCGCATGAATTTGCCGTTCCAGGAGTGCGTGAACTCGTGCGGGATGGTGGCCCGGCCGCCGGCGTTCTTGTCCCATTCGGTGAAGAAGCCCGGGCCGCCGGTGTTCTCGGACGAGCGGTGATGCTCCAGCCCGATGCCGCCCAGCTGGTCCGACAGGGCCATCAGGACGTCGTAGTGGTCGAAGTGGCGTGCGCCGAACAGCCGGTCGGCCTGGGTGACCATGTTCTGGTAGAGGCCGATCTGCTCGTCGGTGATGGCCAGGTTGGCGGCCTTGTCGGCGACGATCTCCATATGGACGGCGTCGCCGGTCGGATCGATGTCGACGCGGCGATGGTTGGCGCCCGCATACATGGGGCTGTCGACCAGGGTGTAGAGGTCGGTCGGCTTGAACGTCGCAAGGCCGTTCTCGAAGCTCTCGGTCTCCAGCGCCGTGCCATAGCCCCAGCCGGCGGGCAGCTGGATCGAGGGGGCGAAGGTGATCCGGCGCGAATAGTGGCCCGCCGGATAGAGCAGGGCCTTCTCCCACTGCATGTTCACGATCGACGGCGTCATGGTCACGCGCCAGTTGGCGTTGTCCGGCTGGGTCAGCCACTGGAAGCTGACCTCGATCTCGGTGACGCCCTCGGGGATGTCGAGGTGGAAGGCATAGGGCTGGATCGTGTCGCGCAGCCATTCGATGCGCTTGCCCCCGCCGGTGACGGTGACGCCAGAGATCAGCTGGATGGGGCCGGTCGCGGCGTGGTTGCCCGGCAGATACTCCGGATAGAGCAGGGTCAGGGGGCCGGCGGCGACGGGGATGGTCTCCGTCACATTGACGATCTTGCGCTCCAGATCGGTGACGTCGGCCTTGTAGCGGATCACGCCGGGGTAGGGTGTATCGACCGGCGCCGGGATCGCGGGCTGGGCGCGGGGCAGGGCCAGCGGCGCCTGGCTGGCGTCAGCGATGATGGGGGTTCCGGTTGTCGGAAAGGTCTGGCTGAGCGCGGGAGCCGCGGCAAGGGTCAGGGCGGCGGCGCAGGCGGACAGGAGCAGACGCGACATAGGCAGGGATTCTCGGAACAGCCGGGGGAGGCGAACCCTCGACCGCCCCCGCCGTCCCGTCAAGACAAGCGTCCGGTCAGCGTCAGTGGGACGCGGCGGCGACCGGCGTCAGGGTCAGCTTCAGACCGTCGGTCATGGCGCCCGACGCGTCCTCGCGACCGGTCTCGAAACGAGCCGTTTCGCCGCGCTGGATCAGAAGACGCGGCTCCTGCGGCTGGTCGTCGGCGTGGCTGATGTTGGCGTAGAGGGCCAGGACCGTGTCGTCGCCGTCGCCCTGGACCGGGCTCAGCTCGGCGTTGACCTCGTAGCGCTGATCGCCGTCGGAGATCGAGATCTCCGCCGTGCCGTCCTCGACGATCAGGGTGCGGGCGGCGACCACCTCGACCCCATCGCGAACCACCGACAGGTTCAGGGCGTAGCGTTCCGGAGGTTCGGCGGCGAAGGCCAGAGCGGGAAGGGCGGCGAGAAAGGCCGCGAGGGGGATGATCCGGAACGCCATGACGCCTCCTTGAAGTTGGGAGGTCAGCGTTCGGCGATTCTCTTGATCAGGCGAGAACGCGCTCACCTGGCCGGATCAGCCGCCTTGTGCCGCGAAGGTCAGGCTGTGGCTGTAGCTGCGGAAGCGGACGCCGGAGTCTGCGGGGGCCTCGGCGCGGTAGCGGACCAGGGTCATGTATGCGCCGGGGTCACCGACGCGGACCGTGACCTTGCCCTCGGCGTCGCTGGTCAGCTCGGCCTCGACCTTCTTGCCGTCGTAGAGGCCGGCCTCGCGATAGACGACCAGCGGCGTGTTCGCCAGCGGCTTGCCGTCGAACAGGATGCGCAGCGGCACGTCCTCGCCGGCGACGATGTCGCCCGGCTGGACGTCCGGCACGACCTCGAGCCCGTGACCCGAGGGCGCAATGGCGGCGGCCTTGGGCTGGCCCTTCGTCACATAGACGTCGGCGGTGGTGATGCTCTGGACCGGCACGATCTCGGCGCCGGCGGGGGCGGGGCCGTCCTCCTCGCCGACCATCTTCCAGCTGCCGTCGGCGGCCTTGTACATCTGGCCCATACGGCCGGTGCGCGGGCCGGAGGAGATGCGGTAGGTGCCGTCCACGGGCGTCGCGGCCTCGAACACGGCCAGATCGCGCAGATAGGTAACGGCGGTGATCGGGGTGTCGCCATTCGGCCCGACGACGTGCCAGGCGTCGGACCGCATCACCACCTCGGCGGCGAAGACATCCTCGGTGAAACTGGCCTCGACGGTCACGTGATCGCGCCCGGTGGCGTCCATGACATTCGGCCGGACATAGGGGACGTGGGCGAAGGCCTGACCGGCGGTGAGGGCGATGAGGAAGCTGGTGAGGGCGGCGTTGCGCAGGGTCCGCATGGGGTGTCTCCGGTTCGGAAACGGCATTGCCTTAGATGCGAACGATTTGCAATGACGAAGCTCTAGCGCCCGCCGGTCTTCTGCTCCAGGCCGTAGATCTGGTCGGCGACGTCCTCGGCCTTCGCCGTGAATACCGCCTGGGCGTCACGGAGACCGCGGTTGTAGAAGAAGGCGCCGACCTCGCGGCCGAAGAAGGCGATCAGCATCTCGGCGGGCAGGGCGCCCAGTTCCTGATCAAGCTCGGTCTCGAAATACGCCTGCACCCGCCGAACCATGTCTCGCATCTCTTCCTTAGAGAATTCTATGGGTTCGGCGGGTTTCATGATCTGATGCTTTCGGTGTTCATCGGCGAAGTCGTGTCGCCCCCTCCGTCGCGTCGCCAAGCGGCGACGCGCCACCTCCCCATGCTGCGCACGGGGAGGAGATCAGGAGACTTCAGCCAGGGCTTCCTCGGCGGCGACCCAGGCGGCTTCGGCGGCGTCGAGATCGGACTGGGTCTTCGCCCGCGCGCGGGACAGGCCTTCCAGAGCCTTGGGATTGTTGACCGAGGCATTGGCCATGTCGTCGTCGATGCGGGCGATCTCGGCGGTCAGCTGGCTCATCCGCTCCTCGGCCTTCTTCACAGCGTGGCGCAGGGTCGAGGGTGAAGGGCCTGATTTCTTGTTATTTCCCTTGTTTCCGC
The genomic region above belongs to Brevundimonas goettingensis and contains:
- a CDS encoding DUF47 domain-containing protein translates to MLGWFQALLPKEDNFFRLFDAHAATLTKGADAMRHMLDGGGAVPDWCAKIVEHENEADDVAREVLFAVRRSFITPFDRSDIRGLTNSLDDAIDQMQKTAKCVTLYDLRDFAPQMRDLGDIAVRCAALTVEAVALLPNMSKNRDRLNALTEQLANLESESDVLYDQGMKALYLEQKGAGSALDFIIGAEVYDHLEKVIDRFEDVATRISGILVEHL
- a CDS encoding inorganic phosphate transporter, translating into MDHALLILVFLIGVALLFDFLNGLHDAANSIATIVATRVLPPVFAVGWAAFFNFIAFLFFGLHVASTIGKGIIDPHIVSDQVIFGALMGAITWNVVTWMAGIPSSSSHALVGGLLGAGVAKAGLGAVVLTGTLKTVAAIFLSPAIGFALALLLVFIVSWAFVKANPAFADKAFRSLQFISASAYSLGHGGNDAQKTMGIIAILLLSRAPAGTEFHVPMWVVLTCQSAIALGTLFGGWKIVHTMGSKITRLSPQQGFCAETGGAITLFLATGLGIPVSTTHTITGAIVGVGAARRVSAVRWGVARSIVTAWFITMPAAAAVGGIFYYVGGLFLT
- a CDS encoding NUDIX hydrolase; the protein is MTGKAVKRSARSETRQVAALPWRIGASGREVLMITSRETRRWVIPKGGRMAGKTDPQAAAVEAMEEAGVQGEIAQTAIGAFRYAKRLRGGDVRNCVVAVYPLKVLIQLGAWPEAAERERRWMSLEDAANAVMEPDLAEMIRGFAGVALDD
- a CDS encoding aspartyl/asparaginyl beta-hydroxylase domain-containing protein, which translates into the protein MAGDLGSRQADLLRQAGEALARLDAPGAIRLLDQADAIGPTHNGVLNRSVALRLQGDFVGSLALIDRALSMEPYDFVALLAKGALLEKIGRGKAAAEVYRNALKIAPPRDRCPPAVLKQLDYASEFVRTHAQALRDHMLAEVAGLRGAVDPETLDRFDEGLEIYAGLKSAPKQEPILLNYPRLPAIPFYDRTLFPWLGELEGATQMIQDELTALVETELDRFAPYIQYPPEAPVNQWGELNHSLKWSSLFLWKDGAKQDDICDRCPGTAALLDRLPMAHQDDFAPTAVFSALQPHTHIPPHTGSANVRLLCHLPLILPGPARFRVGNTTRDWKMGQAWVFDDTIEHEAWNDADALRVILIFDVWNPYLAESEKALITAMMKAQRRFMAN
- the rplJ gene encoding 50S ribosomal protein L10, whose protein sequence is MDRAQKAESIETLKGVFADAGAVVVTHNLGLTVAEMEDLRGKLRTAGGAFKVVKNRLALKALNVEEGSAYHGLFKGPVGIAYAPDAVTAAKVTADYAKGNDKFVVLGGFMGETVLDANGVSTLSKLPSLDQIRASLLGLLNAPATKVAGVVQAPAAQLARVFNAYATKDAA
- the rplL gene encoding 50S ribosomal protein L7/L12, which gives rise to MADLSKIVEDLSSLTVLEAAELSKLLEEKWGVSAAAPVAMAMPAGGGAAAPAEAAEEQTEFTVVLLDGGDKKINVIKEVRGVRSDLGLKEAKDLVEAAPANVVENVSKQTADEIKKKLEEAGAKIQIK
- a CDS encoding type 1 glutamine amidotransferase domain-containing protein; this encodes MKILMVLTSHDELGDTGKKTGFWLEEFAAPYYALKDAGAEIVLASPRGGQPPLDPKSDDADAQTDDTRRFKADAEAQEALAHTVTLASVEAADFDAVFYPGGHGPLWDLAEDAKSIALIEAFVGADKPVAAVCHAPGVFKNVKAANGEPLVKGRAVAGFTNSEEEAVGLTEVVPFLVEDMLKANGGLYAKGPDWASFVQVDGQLITGQNPASSHEAAEALLTALKA
- a CDS encoding M61 family metallopeptidase, whose product is MSRLLLSACAAALTLAAAPALSQTFPTTGTPIIADASQAPLALPRAQPAIPAPVDTPYPGVIRYKADVTDLERKIVNVTETIPVAAGPLTLLYPEYLPGNHAATGPIQLISGVTVTGGGKRIEWLRDTIQPYAFHLDIPEGVTEIEVSFQWLTQPDNANWRVTMTPSIVNMQWEKALLYPAGHYSRRITFAPSIQLPAGWGYGTALETESFENGLATFKPTDLYTLVDSPMYAGANHRRVDIDPTGDAVHMEIVADKAANLAITDEQIGLYQNMVTQADRLFGARHFDHYDVLMALSDQLGGIGLEHHRSSENTGGPGFFTEWDKNAGGRATIPHEFTHSWNGKFMRPADELTANYNVPTQNTLLWVYEGQTEYWGHVLAARSGIHTVEEEKILLAGVAAFYENQPGREWRALQDTDNHNLLGYRVPGQWTSWMRGTGDYYRESQLMWLDADTLIREGTDNRKSLDDFARAFFGVEDGRYTPRGYTFEEVVAALNGVYAHDWATFLRGRLDAVGPDARAPTDGITRAGYFLTYTDTLTALEKKVMSGWATDFQYSLGFTLSGPTNRLSNIRWGSPAFNAPLGAGWDLIAVNEVAATPEVLRDAVTAAKTSTDPIVLLLKNGSRYRTVSFDYHEGLRYPRLARTEGAPDRLADIWAPRRR
- a CDS encoding DUF4198 domain-containing protein — protein: MRTLRNAALTSFLIALTAGQAFAHVPYVRPNVMDATGRDHVTVEASFTEDVFAAEVVMRSDAWHVVGPNGDTPITAVTYLRDLAVFEAATPVDGTYRISSGPRTGRMGQMYKAADGSWKMVGEEDGPAPAGAEIVPVQSITTADVYVTKGQPKAAAIAPSGHGLEVVPDVQPGDIVAGEDVPLRILFDGKPLANTPLVVYREAGLYDGKKVEAELTSDAEGKVTVRVGDPGAYMTLVRYRAEAPADSGVRFRSYSHSLTFAAQGG
- a CDS encoding DUF2164 domain-containing protein, with the translated sequence MKPAEPIEFSKEEMRDMVRRVQAYFETELDQELGALPAEMLIAFFGREVGAFFYNRGLRDAQAVFTAKAEDVADQIYGLEQKTGGR